The following coding sequences are from one Leishmania major strain Friedlin complete genome, chromosome 36 window:
- a CDS encoding putative ras-like small GTPases, whose product MSNNMLALPKVLLMGLRKSGKSSIQKVVFEGMQPHDSATLATTVQPEKSTVHSNDFVNFEVWDFPGQNDPFDSSNASRYDVNQLLENCGAIVYVLDCRELIDDARARLLDTISAAYRHNPELCVEVFIHKVDALSEDHQADLLASLQRRVEEEAKPLLENVQPLRLNFNLTSIYDHSVFQAFSLVVQKLIKSKTPYITELLQMLNSNSNIDLSYLFLSHSKIYVAVDERNRLKSRTYDLCSDAIEVVVKMSGIYMRQRDGVAGGVKDAFTDSVHSLAASATSRTIISSSLGSADGCASDVSELYRGANAVIQLSNEDCIYVRELPSSLTLVLMMKQTHLENRALIDRNVDIFYKAAFDIFSTSAS is encoded by the coding sequence ATGTCCAACAACATGCTTGCGCTGCCCAAGGTGCTGCTCATGGGGCTACGGAAGTCGGGCAAAAGCAGCATCCAGAAGGTTGTCTTTGAGGGTATGCAGCCGCACGACTCGGCGACCTTGGCGACCACTGTGCAGCCGGAGAAGAGCACCGTGCACTCGAACGACTTTGTGAATTTTGAGGTGTGGGACTTTCCGGGCCAGAATGACCCATTCGACTCCAGTAACGCCAGCCGCTATGACGTGAATCAGCTGCTGGAGAACTGTGGCGCCATTGTGTATGTGCTGGACTGCCGCGAGCTCATCGACGACGCCCGTGCGCGGTTGCTGGACACCATCAGCGCCGCGTACCGGCACAATCCCGAGCTGTGTGTTGAGGTGTTTATTCACAAGGTCGACGCCTTGAGTGAAGACCACCAGGCCGACCTGCTGGCGAGCCTGCAGCGTCgagtggaggaggaagcaAAGCCGTTGCTGGAGAATGTGCAGCCGCTACGTCTGAACTTCAACCTCACCTCCATCTACGACCACTCCGTCTTCCAAGCATTCTCGCTAGTGGTGCAGAAGCTGATCAAATCCAAGACGCCGTACATaacggagctgctgcagatgctCAACTCAAACAGCAATATCGACCTCTCCTACCTCTTCCTTAGCCACTCCAAAATCTACGTCGCCGTGGATGAGCGCAACCGCCTCAAGTCGCGCACCTACGACctctgcagcgacgccatTGAAGTGGTCGTGAAGATGAGTGGCATTTACATGCGGCAAcgtgacggcgtcgccgggGGCGTGAAGGATGCTTTCACGGACTCGGTGCACTCTTTGGCCGCTTCCGCTACCAGCCGCACCATCATCTCCTCATCTTTGGGCAGTGCAGACGGATGCGCCTCTGACGTGTCCGAGCTGTACCGCGGTGCAAATGCAGTGATTCAGCTGAGCAACGAGGACTGTATCTACGTCCGCGAGCTGCCAAGCTCCCTGACGTTGGTGCTGATGATGAAGCAGACACACCTCGAGAACCGTGCGTTGATTGACCGTAACGTGGACATTTTCTACAAGGCTGCCTTTGACATCTTCAGCACGAGTGCATCCTAG
- a CDS encoding a44l protein-like protein yields MLSPPLAGVPSAALRSSLEGSRLLALWRAFEGHVDALAAALYGLNSYSPFPFEVTVVVIVFSCIAIRQIVLWYFFDVPTKHAYVYWKLHDHIESAYYTLYLPSNHICTALLLYIVRKLWQEKPLTTAELRNKSFIINLLSLYSKPSEAELYGDVEGPMFSFRDKLMLPVKLPMYPFWTSTHQDGVEVCAWISTPRIKNTDSAARRSVFLRVRKDGSPGGGAAADAVLRRFVEDALNFYFINGYADTEHYDLRMYCPTVTPRHVMVKSVPLPLGPTLDTVFFPQREHVKSLLARFAEKTGRYAIQGFPHKLGFLLYGPRGTGKRSLVRALAYHTHRHIVRIPLSSFRRGDQLFKMFYFQPVLTSSTEEWALLSRKKVIFLIEDVNTNDDLVRARASEHVVRVRRPRGLTTLSSQQAATESSGAKELAAAKPASQDCISQASVQETVKVVTRTIERVPPPTSTLDAAGSGKSLVCQENGEDRLSLSSLLNILDGAVEDSDRIVVMIADHPEHLDPALLRPGRLATHLRFDYIELDDLIRLCGLFFGSECAEAPGTLTATGEATRQKAATGYSYGRMEASAATPPQKVHDGLLEVNECRRAELPPAVARALKDTGDDACRLQWLRQGLSASAADAKVKNKVIHHLSRKQAAQVRSCIAALEKEASSQSPQARERTPYNFLITPSHVHHLCMHAAGLNDFLEALSAYIRNESSSGAGIKCSSD; encoded by the coding sequence ATGCTCTCTCCGCCGCTCGCTGGCGTcccgtcggcggcgctgaggtCGTCCCTAGAAGGAAGTCGCCTTCTAGCTCTGTGGCGAGCCTTCGAGGGTCATGTTGATGCCTTGGCGGCGGCCCTTTATGGATTGAACAGCTACTCACCTTTCCCATTCGAAGTAACGGTGGTCGTTATTGTTTTTAGCTGCATAGCGATCCGCCAAATCGTGCTGTGGTACTTCTTTGACGTCCCCACGAAGCATGCGTACGTCTACTGGAAGCTGCACGATCACATCGAATCGGCTTACTACACCCTCTACCTGCCGTCGAACCACATATGCacagcactgctgctgtACATAGTGCGAAAGCTTTGGCAAGAGAAACCCCTCACCACAGCCGAGCTGCGGAACAAGTCGTTTATAATCAacctgctctctctctactcCAAACCCAGCGAAGCAGAGCTCTACGGCGATGTCGAAGGGCCGATGTTTTCGTTCCGCGACAAGTTGATGTTGCCAGTGAAGCTGCCCATGTACCCCTTCTGGACATCGACGCATCAGGATGGGGTGGAGGTGTGTGCATGGATTTCGACGCCGCGGATCAAGAACACCGActctgcagcgcgccgcagtgtTTTTCTCCGCGTTCGCAAGGACGGATCcccgggcggcggcgctgcggccgacgccgtgctgcgaCGCTTTGTCGAGGACGCGTTGAACTTCTACTTCATCAACGGCTATGCTGACACGGAACACTATGACCTGCGCATGTACTGCCCCACGGTGACACCCCGACATGTCATGGTGAAGAGCGTGCCACTTCCACTCGGGCCGACGCTAGATACCGTGTTTTTTCCACAGCGCGAGCACGTCAAGTCGTTGCTCGCGCGCTTCGCGGAGAAGACGGGACGCTACGCGATTCAGGGCTTCCCTCACAAACTTGGGTTTCTGCTGTACGGCCCCCGCGGCACCGGTAAGCGCTCGCTCGTTCGTGCTCTTGCCTACCACACCCACCGCCACATTGTCCGCATCCCCCTCTCTAGTTTTAGGCGAGGTGATCAGCTCTTCAAAATGTTTTACTTTCAGCCAGTGCTGACGAGCAGCACGGAGGAATgggcgctgctgagcaggAAGAAGGTCATCTTCCTCATCGAGGACGTCAACACCAACGACGACCTTGTGCGGGCGCGTGCAAGCGAGCAcgtggtgcgcgtgcgccggcCCCGTGGGCTGACGACTTTAAGCTCGCAGCAGGCGGCCACAGAGAGCAGTGGCGCCAAGGAGCTCGCCGCTGCGAAGCCAGCGTCGCAGGACTGCATCTCCCAAGCGAGTGTGCAGGAGACAGTGAAGGTGGTTACCCGAACAATCGAacgggtgccgccgccgacgtcgacgtTAGACGCGGCTGGTTCTGGAAAGTCGCTTGTGTGCCAAGAAAATGGTGAGGACAGACTCAGCCTCTCCTCCTTGTTGAATATCCTGGATGGTGCAGTGGAAGACTCGGATCGGATTGTGGTGATGATCGCGGATCACCCGGAGCACCTCGACCCCGCACTGCTTCGACCAGGGCGCCTCGCGACGCATCTCCGATTCGACTACATCGAGCTGGACGATCTGATCCGTCTTTGCGGGCTCTTCTTCGGCTCCGAGTGCGCCGAAGCGCCAGGTACTCTGACTGCCACCGGGGAGGCGACCCGACagaaggcggcgacgggcTACAGCTATGGTCGCATGGAAGCCTCTGCTGCCACTCCGCCGCAGAAAGTTCACGATGGTTTACTGGAGGTGAATGAATGCCGTCGCGCCGAGCTGCCACCGGCTGTCGCACGCGCTTTGAAGGACACAGGGGACGACGCGTGTCGTCTGCAGTGGCTGCGTCAGGGGCTCtccgcatcggcggcggATGCGAAAGTCAAGAATAAGGTTATCCATCATCTCTCCAGAAAGCAAGCGGCCCAGGTGCGCTCGTGCATCGCAGCCttggagaaggaggcgtcTTCGCAATCGCCTCAAGCTCGAGAGAGAACGCCATACAACTTCTTGATAACGCCGTCGCATGTGCATCACCTGTGCATGCACGCCGCTGGCCTGAACGACTTCCTTGAAGCCCTCTCTGCGTATATTCGTAACGAGAGCAGCAGTGGAGCCGGCATCAAGTGCAGCTCAGACTAG
- a CDS encoding putative choline/ethanolamine phosphotransferase (CEPT) — translation MPPKSMARQESINPLENEYIPPAYLPNLRKYKYSSTDLSIVSRYVLQRYWNFVVNLVPMTIAPNCITFTGFLIGMSSTALLLYYYFFEEGVYPSWCLYYAAFALFAYQTLDAIDGKQARRTGTGSPLGELFDHGCDAFLTPLVLLNVSLATYMTSVERFWLSTISSMSLFTVIWEQFSTGTFDLGYVNGPAEGIILNCVLFIVSGVYGKSIWDISAVGPYDVAYPPVLSPFFPGCSGTVHIESVRSVLFILFLISCPFTILVNVVHTVLRPTVHASKVTPMLALAPIITMTALVVHVFVVFPNLTVRFPFAMEISYGLLMSITVTRLTLSRLSAMPYRTVNWHIVLFFLALAAASAMHYAGDASVSHDVVETVLGWTLTGLSVFAAMQYGHMILSAFTQIARYLSISIMTIKPNKSD, via the coding sequence ATGCCCCCGAAGTCGATGGCGCGGCAGGAGAGTATCAACCCGCTCGAAAATGAGTATATTCCGCCGGCGTATTTGCCCAACTTGAGAAAGTACAAGTACTCCAGCACGGACCTATCCATAGTGAGCCGGTATGTCCTGCAGCGGTACTGGAACTTTGTCGTGAACCTTGTTCCCATGACCATCGCGCCAAACTGCATCACGTTTACCGGGTTTCTCATCGGCATGTCCTCAACGGCCCTGCTGCTATACTACTACTTCTTTGAGGAGGGCGTCTACCCCAGCTGGTGCTTATACTACGCTGCCTTCGCGCTCTTCGCCTACCAAACCTTAGATGCCATTGATGGCAagcaggcgcgccgcaccggcaccggTAGCCCGCTCGGTGAGCTTTTCGACCACGGCTGTGATGCCTTCCTCACACCGCTTGTACTGCTCAATGTGAGCCTTGCCACCTACATGACATCCGTGGAGCGCTTCTGGCTGTCAACCATCTCATCCATGAGCCTGTTCACCGTGATCTGGGAGCAGTTCAGCACCGGGACGTTCGACCTGGGCTATGTAAATGGCCCAGCGGAGGGCATCATCCTCAACTGCGTGCTCTTCATTGTCTCGGGTGTGTATGGCAAGTCTATCTGGGACATATCAGCTGTCGGACCGTACGATGTAGCATACCCGCCAGTACTATCCCCGTTCTTTcctggctgcagcggcaccgttcACATCGAGTCCGTCCGCAGCGTCCTTTTCATCTTATTCCTGATTTCATGCCCTTTCACGATTCTCGTGAATGTAGTACATACGGTACTTCGGCCAACGGTGCACGCTTCCAAGGTGACGCCCATGCTCGCGTTAGCGCCGATCATCACCATGACGGCGCTTGTGGTGCATGTGTTCGTGGTGTTCCCCAACTTGACGGTGCGTTTTCCGTTTGCGATGGAGATAAGTTATGGCCTGCTCATGTCCATTACGGTGACACGGCTGACGCTGTCGCGGCTCAGCGCCATGCCGTACAGAACTGTGAATTGGCACATcgttctcttcttccttgccctggcagcggcatcggcgaTGCACTACGCTGGCGATGCGTCCGTTTCGCACGATGTGGTGGAGACAGTTCTCGGCTGGACACTTACGGGGCTGTCCGTGTTCGCTGCCATGCAGTACGGCCACATGATTCTCTCCGCGTTCACCCAGATCGCCCGCTACCTCAGTATCTCCATTATGACCATTAAACCGAATAAGTCAGATTAG